A single Ignavibacteriales bacterium DNA region contains:
- a CDS encoding LD-carboxypeptidase, with translation MKRSQFLASSLLLSLTPFIRSEAGSVSKKTIIPPRLNQGDRVALVSPGGFITPEELQESRANIEALGFEVAEGKAVVSKYGYLGGSDKERADDINWAFGDTSVKGIICTRGGYGCGRILPMLDYPLIEQNPKVLMGYSDITALFYGIYAKTGLTGFHGPVGISTFNEYSVNHLRNVLINPQPVYTLDNAPADPANPDYELYTISGGTARGKLIGGNLSLVVSVIGTPYNPDYTDSIIFLEEVREEPYRIDRMLTQLIQSGAIEKCKGIALGVFSKCNPKESESGITSSLTLKEVLFDRLGGLGIPVCYGLSFGHIANKYTLPFGTQAELDADSRLLKLTEPAVK, from the coding sequence ATGAAACGCTCGCAGTTCCTCGCCTCTTCACTTCTGCTTTCCCTCACTCCATTTATCCGCTCGGAAGCAGGCAGCGTATCTAAAAAAACCATCATACCTCCCCGCCTGAACCAGGGGGACCGCGTCGCGCTGGTATCTCCCGGTGGATTTATCACTCCGGAAGAATTGCAGGAGTCCCGCGCCAATATCGAAGCGCTTGGTTTCGAAGTGGCTGAGGGGAAGGCAGTGGTAAGCAAATACGGCTACCTTGGCGGCAGCGATAAAGAACGCGCCGATGACATCAATTGGGCGTTTGGCGATACATCCGTAAAAGGAATCATCTGCACCCGCGGCGGTTACGGATGCGGAAGAATACTCCCCATGCTTGATTACCCTCTCATTGAACAAAACCCCAAAGTGCTGATGGGCTACAGCGATATCACCGCGCTCTTTTACGGTATATACGCAAAAACCGGTTTAACCGGATTCCACGGACCCGTCGGCATCTCCACGTTTAATGAATACAGCGTTAACCATCTGCGCAATGTGCTGATAAACCCTCAGCCGGTATATACGCTTGATAACGCCCCGGCCGATCCGGCCAATCCCGATTACGAGCTTTACACCATCTCCGGCGGAACTGCACGCGGTAAACTGATTGGCGGAAATCTCTCGCTTGTTGTCTCCGTTATCGGCACCCCGTATAATCCTGATTATACTGATTCCATCATCTTTCTTGAAGAAGTGCGTGAAGAGCCCTACCGCATTGACCGGATGCTCACACAGCTTATTCAGTCCGGCGCGATTGAGAAATGCAAAGGAATAGCACTCGGAGTATTTTCAAAGTGCAATCCTAAAGAAAGCGAATCAGGCATTACCTCATCCCTCACGCTGAAGGAAGTCTTGTTCGACCGCCTTGGCGGGCTTGGCATTCCGGTCTGTTACGGCCTTAGCTTCGGTCACATAGCAAACAAATATACACTCCCCTTCGGCACTCAGGCAGAGCTGGATGCAGACTCCCGCCTGCTCAAACTGACCGAACCAGCAGTAAAGTAA
- a CDS encoding patatin-like phospholipase family protein, whose protein sequence is MFSRISIIKLLLIIALLLPAFGFVQSQDTTFILMTEYAEKSLPFGLKQKVAVPRPKVGLALSGGGARALAQIGVLRALTERGFPIDLVVGTSMGSIIGGLYSIGYSVEDIDSVASFTKWDDLLGGEAKQNRRELFIDQKLSEDKAVLTLQLDGLKPILPTAINDGQRLTNYLNLLSFQAPVRLIDDFNAFEIPFRAVATNLITGEPYILRGGSLTQAMRASSSVSFLLSPVRYDTTLLVDGGLVANIPVDIARQEGADFVLAIDATGDLHSPDRFDLPWIVADQVISIPVKLLNSRQLENADFVITSGVSASTLADFSEVAGMIDLGYEGTLPILDSLEEVYNKRFYDNLRKNEQYLRRVTIDESSTAGREILLSYIGADSLSTARILYDLYQLNRSNEYDSLYAVIRSGEDASYISIHGRRAPLIRSISYGGIERIDTAAVNARLKRLLNKPFTPHRILDGAKEILKMYRSAGYSLAEIDTLQFSHQTGVLYISVKEGLISDIDIIGNTSTLETIITREFPLRPGDLFIYDSFQQGLTNLRSTNLFENIIVSVSKDSGRNRLIMEVFEKETNLMRIGLKLENENNPQISFDIRDNNVFGSGSELGLLLFLSPRAGILGAEHRANRIFDTYFTYRINAYYSWDDIYIYRENAISSANFNKTISGEYRQSFTGISLSLGSQVKRFGNLIITGKYETIQTSNLRDNSVSELHDHISTVKISSAIDTQDKYPFPERGVRFHAYYETALKALGSDIAFTNLGFEYKGYIPLTESHVLGTGAKVGFADATMPLPYHYSLGGQNSFFGMREDEFRGRQIFLTSVDYRVRLPFDIYFESYALFRYDLGSMWEVKDQIRFNDLRHGIGMTLSLNTPIGPADFSIGRSFRFTKNLTDTPIRSGPIYLYFSIGYYY, encoded by the coding sequence TTGTTTTCCCGGATTAGTATCATAAAACTGCTTCTCATTATCGCTCTTCTTTTACCGGCTTTCGGCTTCGTTCAGTCACAGGATACCACCTTTATCCTGATGACCGAGTATGCTGAAAAGTCCCTCCCCTTCGGACTGAAGCAGAAAGTAGCTGTTCCCCGTCCGAAAGTGGGACTTGCCCTTAGTGGCGGCGGGGCGCGTGCATTGGCTCAGATCGGTGTTCTCCGGGCTCTTACCGAACGCGGTTTCCCGATTGATCTGGTCGTCGGCACAAGCATGGGGAGCATCATCGGCGGACTTTACTCCATCGGCTACTCGGTTGAGGATATTGATTCCGTTGCTTCCTTTACCAAGTGGGATGATCTGCTCGGCGGCGAGGCAAAGCAGAACCGGCGTGAGCTTTTTATTGACCAGAAACTCAGCGAGGATAAAGCCGTTCTCACTCTGCAGCTTGACGGCCTCAAGCCAATTCTTCCCACTGCCATTAACGACGGGCAGCGGCTTACCAATTATCTGAATCTTCTTTCCTTTCAGGCACCGGTCCGGCTGATTGATGATTTTAACGCGTTTGAAATTCCTTTCCGCGCTGTTGCTACTAATCTGATTACGGGTGAGCCGTATATACTCCGCGGCGGTTCTCTCACCCAGGCCATGCGCGCAAGTTCAAGCGTTTCGTTTCTTCTTTCACCGGTGCGCTATGATACCACACTGCTGGTGGATGGCGGACTGGTTGCCAATATCCCCGTTGATATAGCCCGTCAGGAAGGGGCTGACTTTGTTTTAGCCATTGATGCCACGGGTGACCTTCACTCCCCTGACCGGTTTGATCTTCCCTGGATTGTGGCAGATCAGGTAATCAGCATTCCGGTTAAGCTCCTTAACAGCAGGCAGCTTGAGAACGCGGATTTTGTTATCACCAGCGGAGTTTCAGCAAGCACTCTGGCTGATTTTTCTGAAGTTGCCGGCATGATTGATCTCGGTTATGAGGGCACACTCCCCATTCTGGATTCCCTCGAAGAGGTATATAACAAACGGTTTTATGACAATCTCCGGAAAAACGAGCAGTATCTCAGACGGGTTACCATTGATGAAAGCTCTACCGCCGGGCGCGAAATTCTTCTTTCATATATAGGCGCGGATTCTCTCTCAACTGCCCGGATTCTTTACGACCTCTACCAGCTTAACCGCAGCAATGAGTATGATTCTCTTTACGCGGTTATCCGTTCAGGGGAAGATGCCTCATATATATCAATCCACGGCAGGCGTGCTCCCCTTATCAGAAGCATCAGCTATGGCGGCATTGAAAGGATTGATACCGCTGCAGTTAACGCCCGGCTTAAAAGGCTGCTGAACAAGCCCTTTACTCCACACCGCATTCTGGACGGCGCAAAAGAAATTCTTAAAATGTACCGCTCTGCCGGCTATTCTCTTGCTGAAATTGATACCCTGCAGTTCTCGCACCAGACCGGAGTGCTCTATATATCCGTTAAGGAAGGCCTCATCAGCGATATTGATATTATCGGAAATACTTCCACGCTGGAGACCATTATCACCCGGGAGTTCCCGCTCCGCCCCGGCGATCTGTTTATCTATGACAGTTTTCAGCAGGGGCTTACCAATCTGCGCTCTACAAATCTGTTTGAAAATATCATCGTTTCTGTCAGCAAGGATAGCGGACGCAACCGGCTTATTATGGAAGTCTTTGAAAAAGAAACCAACCTGATGCGCATCGGTCTTAAGCTGGAAAACGAAAACAACCCTCAGATCAGCTTTGATATCCGTGATAACAACGTCTTTGGCAGCGGCAGCGAGCTCGGCCTGCTTCTTTTTCTTTCTCCGCGCGCGGGTATTCTCGGGGCAGAACACCGGGCTAACCGGATTTTTGATACCTATTTCACCTACCGCATAAATGCCTATTACTCCTGGGATGATATTTATATATACCGGGAGAATGCCATCAGCTCCGCGAATTTTAATAAAACCATTTCGGGGGAGTACCGCCAGAGCTTTACCGGTATATCTCTTTCACTCGGCTCACAGGTGAAGCGGTTCGGCAATCTGATTATCACAGGCAAATATGAGACCATACAGACCTCAAACCTGCGGGATAATTCCGTGAGCGAACTGCATGACCATATTTCCACCGTAAAGATATCCTCCGCCATAGACACGCAGGATAAATACCCGTTCCCTGAGCGGGGAGTCCGTTTTCATGCCTATTACGAAACCGCGTTAAAAGCACTGGGCTCGGATATCGCGTTTACCAATCTTGGCTTTGAGTACAAAGGATATATACCGCTTACCGAAAGCCATGTTCTCGGCACCGGGGCAAAGGTCGGGTTTGCCGATGCTACCATGCCTCTGCCGTATCATTATTCGCTCGGGGGGCAGAACAGTTTCTTCGGGATGAGGGAAGATGAATTCCGCGGGCGTCAGATTTTCCTCACGTCGGTTGATTACCGCGTCCGGCTGCCGTTTGATATATACTTTGAAAGCTATGCCCTCTTCAGATATGACCTGGGCTCTATGTGGGAGGTAAAAGACCAGATCCGCTTTAACGATCTGCGCCATGGCATCGGCATGACCCTTTCGCTGAATACCCCGATCGGCCCGGCTGATTTCTCCATCGGGAGAAGTTTCCGCTTCACCAAAAACCTGACCGATACCCCCATCCGTTCAGGCCCGATCTATCTCTATTTTTCCATCGGATATTATTACTGA
- a CDS encoding sigma-54-dependent Fis family transcriptional regulator has protein sequence MFKILLVDDDAVHLQSMERMLSNRGMEVVSVNSAAEALQMAKEQGFHCIISDVVMPELGGIDLLSELDKIHCFTPIIMLSGQSSISHAVEALKKGAFDFLEKPVEVDRLLITIKNAAEKQKLGSEKAELLSQLDSVSTMIGESASFMYLLNQIYACAATDVKVLIMGESGVGKELVARALHYRSKRNGKPFVKINCAAIPGDLLESELFGHKKGAYTGADRDYEGKIFKADGGTLFLDEIGDLDLKLQAKLLRVLQDFELDALGSNKTVKVDVRVVSASNKNLDLMVSDGSFRRDLLHRINTVKVTVPSLRERKNDIPLLARYFLKSFAESYNKRLIDFTPQVINLLTEHHWPGNVRELKNVIENIAVFTENSIINTKDILNVLGLESIPEDERDQITSINQARDKFERDFIINHLESNDWKMSYTARKLGIDRSALFKKMRKLGIKKKE, from the coding sequence ATGTTTAAAATTCTACTGGTTGATGATGATGCTGTTCATCTGCAGTCAATGGAGCGAATGCTTTCAAACCGGGGTATGGAAGTGGTATCCGTCAACTCTGCTGCCGAAGCCCTTCAGATGGCTAAAGAGCAGGGTTTTCATTGTATCATAAGTGATGTTGTGATGCCTGAACTTGGCGGCATTGATCTGCTCAGCGAACTTGATAAAATACATTGCTTCACTCCTATTATTATGCTCTCCGGTCAGAGCAGTATCTCACATGCTGTAGAGGCGCTTAAGAAGGGTGCTTTTGATTTTCTTGAAAAACCGGTTGAAGTTGACAGGCTTCTGATTACCATTAAAAATGCAGCAGAAAAGCAGAAACTCGGATCTGAAAAGGCAGAACTGCTTTCACAGCTTGATTCGGTTTCTACAATGATTGGTGAGAGTGCCTCTTTCATGTATTTACTTAATCAGATTTATGCATGTGCCGCAACCGATGTTAAAGTGCTCATTATGGGGGAAAGCGGTGTGGGTAAGGAGCTTGTTGCCCGCGCTCTCCATTACCGAAGCAAGAGAAATGGTAAACCATTTGTCAAAATCAACTGTGCGGCCATTCCCGGCGATCTGCTCGAAAGTGAACTCTTCGGTCATAAAAAAGGGGCATATACCGGCGCTGACCGTGATTACGAGGGAAAAATATTTAAGGCAGACGGAGGCACACTTTTTCTTGATGAGATAGGCGATCTTGATCTTAAACTACAGGCAAAACTGCTAAGGGTTTTGCAGGATTTTGAACTTGATGCACTCGGCAGCAACAAGACCGTTAAGGTTGATGTAAGAGTTGTGTCTGCTTCCAATAAAAATCTGGATTTGATGGTTTCTGATGGCAGTTTCAGAAGGGATTTACTCCATAGAATTAATACCGTCAAGGTTACGGTTCCTTCTCTTCGCGAAAGAAAAAATGATATCCCCCTTCTTGCCCGCTACTTTCTCAAAAGCTTTGCTGAAAGTTACAATAAGCGTCTTATTGATTTTACTCCTCAGGTGATTAACTTATTAACTGAACACCACTGGCCTGGTAATGTTCGTGAACTTAAGAACGTCATTGAAAATATTGCTGTTTTTACCGAAAACTCAATTATAAACACAAAGGATATATTAAATGTTCTTGGGCTCGAAAGTATTCCGGAAGACGAACGCGATCAAATTACCTCAATAAACCAGGCGAGAGACAAATTTGAACGTGATTTCATCATTAATCATCTTGAAAGTAATGACTGGAAGATGAGTTATACTGCTCGAAAGCTTGGGATTGACCGCTCTGCACTGTTTAAAAAAATGAGGAAATTGGGAATAAAGAAAAAGGAATAA
- a CDS encoding T9SS type A sorting domain-containing protein yields the protein MHRQLLFLFFLLFLSEGLIPQTKENLIQSTSTSALTMSEVKKNIEDITELSQVAYTNANEKAPVIVGTSSYLYAIYEYKLGSSNRAIKIRISTNNGTSWNDWDLISNTTYNLGTPYAYIAGSKLYIVWQVEYSTTDYDIEFCSYNVGATPSGLSVTWVEQSGNNTFRPVVAVTSSDIYVGYVNGGTGKFQIRRSSNNGSSWSDIFTSSTNFVYPSTLLRVDGTASGTNMFVFNTKISNVDQIVVVSRMGSTTWSETYVSTSSGNKSGPSIGTYGNNWIVAFQGTSSNVKYFYKSSTASSPTEYTLATSATFPTVEMTDNPSGFVVCTFVKNQKVYKVTSGVAQLPTWSSEAALYTDDMPPSTDDFMGLHPSGSNAGVVFANPYQGSTSDYDVYYAGLATSGNCTLSIQPTTKNIGAEGGSFTISVTATCNWTASESANWITITPSSGNGNGSINVTVDPNTSFNSRSDIIAIASGTTGLICTITQSGASQSLMISPEEYSAPSANAGSFTITVSSNLNWTASSNQSWITVSPQNGSNNGTITVNYTANTTSSQRTGMVTVQGGLISVFCEISQPPATTNQLNINPTTYTASSSAAGSFPITVTSNVSWTASDDQTWITVTPTSGSNNGSVTVSYSENTSPTQRTGTVTITGGGITKTCPVTQPGPPTGSIVWQFNITVASGADNGALTIGQGEGATDGLDAQFGEAELPPMPPTGIFDGRMELPTTPFATPSLKDFRSSTITTALYTMRFQPGSGGYPMNFSWNPASLPANGMFTLKGVLSNGTLININMRTQSSYSLSDPDVSRLRIEYAQGIQSTVSYSSGWNLLSVPVNSSNMTRSAIFPASDLVYKYSTGYTSIPPTGLMENKIGYWVKFTSGGSVSLQGQMVIGNIPVVSGWNIIGPFHYSVPVSGITTNPAGILTTGFYGYNNGYTTPTTLESGKGYWVKASQAGNIILPPPAEEGSQGGGKEKDTPLAALHEISLTISDGAGGSQILKVGIDPSATDGLDPALGEQELPPAPPTGVFDVRLNLPVNPSIPSFVDYRQGTSSGGFTKIYTIKVQAGSGPWMTLNYNFTPYSTGQISGRLQAQSFDSTLDANISGVGSLIFSATEYSQLRLTLTFGSPVPVELTSFTGTAVNGKVLLNWATATEMNNKGFEVERRAAGAAWQNIGYVQGNGTTTEPRRYSFTDASLTKDGDYEYRLKQVDHNGDYEYSKVIAVNVSVTPENFVLHQNYPNPFNPSTQISYSLPSGSYVKLVLYDVIGNVAGYIYDGYQDAGHHSVNYDASHLTNGVYYYQITAGDFRAVKKLILMK from the coding sequence ATGCACAGGCAACTACTTTTTTTATTTTTTCTTTTGTTTTTATCAGAAGGGCTGATACCGCAGACAAAGGAGAATCTCATTCAATCCACTAGCACTAGTGCTCTTACGATGTCCGAAGTCAAGAAAAATATTGAGGATATTACAGAGCTTTCACAAGTTGCTTATACTAATGCAAATGAGAAGGCACCCGTCATAGTAGGTACATCTAGTTACCTTTATGCTATTTATGAGTATAAGTTAGGTTCAAGCAATAGGGCAATTAAAATAAGGATTTCTACTAACAACGGTACAAGCTGGAATGATTGGGATTTGATTTCAAACACCACATATAATCTTGGCACCCCTTATGCATACATAGCAGGTTCCAAGTTGTATATCGTCTGGCAAGTTGAGTATTCGACCACAGATTATGATATTGAATTCTGCTCATATAATGTGGGGGCCACCCCATCAGGGTTAAGCGTTACCTGGGTAGAACAGAGCGGTAACAATACTTTCCGACCGGTTGTGGCTGTAACTTCTTCTGATATTTATGTTGGGTATGTCAACGGAGGAACCGGCAAGTTTCAAATCAGAAGAAGCAGTAACAACGGCAGCTCCTGGTCTGATATTTTTACTTCCTCAACTAACTTTGTTTATCCAAGCACTTTGTTAAGGGTTGATGGTACGGCAAGTGGGACAAATATGTTTGTATTCAACACAAAAATTTCAAATGTAGATCAAATAGTAGTTGTATCAAGAATGGGTTCAACCACCTGGAGTGAAACGTATGTATCTACTTCATCCGGTAACAAGAGCGGACCATCCATAGGCACCTATGGAAATAACTGGATTGTTGCATTTCAGGGAACAAGTAGTAATGTCAAGTATTTTTATAAGTCTTCAACTGCCTCATCGCCTACGGAATATACATTGGCAACAAGCGCAACATTTCCAACGGTTGAAATGACTGACAACCCAAGCGGCTTTGTAGTGTGTACATTCGTTAAAAATCAAAAAGTTTATAAAGTTACCTCCGGCGTTGCTCAATTACCAACATGGTCTTCGGAAGCAGCACTTTATACTGATGATATGCCGCCAAGCACCGATGATTTTATGGGTTTGCATCCGTCAGGCTCCAATGCCGGTGTAGTTTTTGCAAATCCATATCAGGGTAGCACAAGCGACTATGATGTTTATTACGCAGGGCTCGCTACTTCTGGCAATTGTACGCTTTCTATTCAGCCGACCACAAAGAATATTGGAGCTGAAGGGGGCAGTTTTACTATTTCTGTAACGGCAACTTGTAACTGGACCGCATCTGAAAGTGCCAACTGGATTACTATTACTCCCTCCTCTGGGAACGGAAATGGTTCAATAAATGTGACAGTTGATCCAAACACCAGTTTTAATAGCCGATCTGATATTATAGCTATTGCGAGTGGAACAACGGGGTTGATTTGTACAATAACCCAGAGCGGAGCGTCACAATCACTAATGATAAGTCCAGAAGAATATAGCGCGCCATCTGCAAATGCGGGGAGTTTCACAATTACTGTTAGCTCCAATTTAAATTGGACTGCCTCGAGTAATCAATCCTGGATAACAGTAAGTCCTCAAAATGGAAGTAATAATGGCACGATAACGGTAAACTACACGGCAAACACTACATCAAGTCAAAGAACTGGAATGGTTACTGTTCAGGGTGGTTTGATTTCCGTTTTTTGTGAAATTTCTCAACCTCCAGCAACAACGAATCAATTAAATATTAACCCAACCACTTATACTGCGTCTTCCAGTGCTGCGGGTAGTTTTCCGATAACAGTTACATCCAATGTTAGTTGGACTGCATCTGATGACCAGACATGGATAACAGTCACGCCAACCAGCGGAAGCAACAATGGAAGTGTTACGGTCAGCTATTCTGAAAACACATCCCCAACACAGAGGACTGGAACAGTTACCATTACAGGTGGAGGAATTACCAAGACATGTCCTGTAACTCAGCCCGGTCCGCCAACTGGTAGCATTGTATGGCAATTTAATATTACGGTGGCATCGGGAGCTGATAATGGCGCACTTACTATTGGTCAGGGTGAGGGAGCTACTGACGGGCTTGATGCACAGTTTGGAGAGGCTGAGCTGCCTCCTATGCCGCCAACAGGTATCTTTGACGGAAGAATGGAACTGCCGACTACTCCATTCGCTACCCCTTCCTTGAAAGATTTCAGAAGCAGCACTATAACTACAGCTCTATATACAATGCGATTCCAGCCGGGCTCCGGAGGTTATCCCATGAATTTTTCCTGGAATCCAGCTTCATTGCCCGCAAATGGAATGTTTACGCTTAAAGGTGTACTGTCCAACGGTACGCTCATTAATATAAACATGAGAACACAAAGCTCATATAGTCTTAGCGATCCTGATGTCAGCCGACTTCGGATAGAATATGCACAAGGGATACAATCAACGGTAAGCTATTCATCTGGTTGGAATCTTTTATCAGTGCCGGTAAATTCATCAAACATGACTAGATCTGCAATTTTCCCGGCCTCCGATTTAGTTTATAAATACTCAACGGGATATACTTCGATACCTCCTACCGGCTTAATGGAAAACAAAATAGGGTATTGGGTAAAGTTTACTTCCGGCGGTTCGGTTAGTTTGCAGGGACAGATGGTAATAGGAAATATACCTGTTGTTAGTGGTTGGAATATTATTGGTCCTTTCCATTATTCAGTTCCGGTTTCAGGAATCACAACTAATCCGGCGGGAATACTTACAACGGGTTTTTATGGATATAATAACGGATACACAACCCCAACCACGCTTGAGTCCGGAAAGGGATATTGGGTAAAAGCAAGTCAGGCGGGAAATATTATACTTCCTCCTCCGGCAGAAGAGGGATCGCAGGGGGGTGGAAAAGAAAAAGATACTCCATTAGCAGCGCTTCACGAAATTTCACTTACGATTTCTGATGGTGCCGGCGGATCACAAATCTTAAAAGTTGGAATTGATCCAAGTGCTACCGATGGTCTTGATCCGGCATTAGGTGAACAAGAATTGCCTCCTGCTCCACCAACTGGAGTTTTTGACGTAAGATTAAATTTACCAGTTAACCCATCAATTCCATCCTTTGTTGATTATCGGCAAGGGACATCAAGCGGTGGATTTACCAAAATATATACAATTAAAGTTCAAGCTGGGAGTGGCCCGTGGATGACCTTAAATTACAATTTTACTCCGTACTCTACTGGCCAGATTTCTGGTAGACTACAAGCCCAAAGTTTTGATTCGACTCTCGATGCAAACATTAGTGGTGTGGGAAGTCTTATCTTTAGCGCGACAGAATATTCTCAGTTAAGATTAACATTAACCTTCGGCAGCCCCGTCCCTGTTGAACTCACCTCCTTCACTGGTACTGCTGTAAACGGTAAGGTTTTGCTTAATTGGGCTACAGCAACAGAGATGAATAATAAGGGATTTGAAGTTGAGAGAAGAGCTGCCGGTGCTGCGTGGCAGAATATCGGATATGTTCAAGGTAACGGAACAACAACCGAACCACGGCGGTATTCTTTCACTGATGCTTCTCTGACAAAAGACGGTGATTATGAATACCGTCTTAAACAGGTGGATCACAACGGTGATTATGAATATTCTAAAGTCATTGCGGTAAATGTTTCTGTTACACCGGAAAACTTTGTTTTGCATCAGAATTATCCGAATCCGTTTAACCCATCAACTCAGATTTCTTATTCACTTCCTTCAGGAAGTTATGTGAAACTGGTTCTCTATGATGTTATCGGAAATGTAGCCGGATATATATATGACGGTTATCAGGATGCGGGTCATCATTCAGTAAACTATGATGCTTCCCATCTGACAAACGGAGTATATTATTATCAGATAACAGCGGGTGATTTCAGGGCAGTGAAAAAACTCATTCTTATGAAGTGA
- a CDS encoding ATP-binding protein, giving the protein MREDLYNYNPWWEGEYAPQYHPRERYLRVLRNSLNRREVEILTGLRRVGKTSIMKLFISELCRSVEPGKIFYASLDSISLEKFQIAELVREFRKIHQHRREEKIYLFFDEPAYRENLHLELKNLYDSENVKVFVSGSSSAVLRDKGALLTGRARVTEINPLSFSEYLEFRNITIKNSELYLTEKYFEEYMQDGGMPEYILTKDVEYLNALIDSIIYKDIAFYRGVRDTSSLKEFFRLLMERAGKQLSINKISKVTGISPETAARYFEYFQSTYLIYAIERCGKLNERVRAPKKIYAADTGIRNFITGFRDKGAVFENLFYLLIREKSPCYIYKNTIELDFFCQNTLYEIKYSRELPKNQEELFNSFPAANKYLISGIQDYMSFVEGKAEK; this is encoded by the coding sequence ATCAGAGAAGACCTTTATAATTATAATCCCTGGTGGGAGGGGGAGTATGCCCCACAATATCACCCGCGGGAGAGATATCTTCGCGTGCTGAGAAATTCACTCAACCGGAGAGAGGTTGAGATTCTGACCGGACTGCGCAGAGTTGGCAAGACTTCCATTATGAAGCTTTTTATCTCTGAACTTTGCCGGTCAGTTGAACCAGGGAAAATTTTCTACGCATCGCTGGATTCCATTTCGCTTGAAAAATTTCAGATAGCCGAACTGGTGAGGGAATTTAGAAAAATTCATCAGCACAGGCGGGAAGAAAAAATCTATCTCTTCTTTGATGAGCCCGCCTACCGTGAGAATCTTCATCTGGAACTGAAGAATCTTTATGATTCAGAGAATGTTAAAGTCTTTGTTTCCGGTTCATCTTCCGCTGTTCTCAGAGACAAGGGGGCATTACTGACAGGAAGGGCAAGGGTTACTGAAATTAACCCGCTGAGCTTTTCTGAATATCTTGAGTTCAGAAACATTACTATAAAGAACTCAGAGCTTTACCTTACCGAGAAGTACTTCGAGGAGTATATGCAGGATGGCGGGATGCCGGAGTATATACTTACCAAAGATGTGGAGTATCTGAACGCGCTGATCGATTCAATTATCTATAAAGACATTGCCTTTTACAGGGGTGTAAGGGATACTTCATCACTGAAAGAGTTTTTCCGGCTGTTAATGGAACGTGCGGGAAAACAGCTGTCGATTAATAAAATATCCAAAGTAACAGGCATATCGCCAGAAACCGCCGCCCGGTATTTTGAATATTTCCAGAGTACTTACCTGATTTATGCCATTGAGCGCTGCGGTAAGCTGAATGAGCGGGTGAGGGCCCCAAAAAAAATATATGCTGCCGATACCGGCATAAGAAATTTTATCACCGGATTCAGGGATAAAGGCGCGGTTTTTGAAAATCTGTTTTATCTGCTGATCAGAGAAAAGTCCCCATGCTATATTTATAAAAACACCATCGAACTTGATTTCTTCTGCCAAAATACGCTCTATGAGATTAAGTATAGCAGAGAACTCCCTAAAAATCAGGAGGAGCTGTTTAACAGTTTTCCGGCAGCAAACAAATACTTAATTTCAGGTATTCAGGATTATATGAGTTTTGTGGAGGGAAAAGCAGAGAAATAG